Genomic DNA from Gossypium hirsutum isolate 1008001.06 chromosome A01, Gossypium_hirsutum_v2.1, whole genome shotgun sequence:
gaaaagaaacaatatttacattttcattgaatatttttatataaaaaatataaaaatattttttattgttttatcctCTCCTAGTTCTTTTAAATTCCCATGTCACTGTGTCCTGTCAAGTCATACTCGTATGTGGTGTCATTATCCAGGCCTCTTCGAGCAAAAGATGTATTCAGAGTGAAGTCCCAAAGAATGTTATAGTGCTTTATTagttttataacaaataaaaacctAGGAAGCTGGTCTAAATTAAGATTAGGGCCGATATCTTCCAAATCCAGGAGTGTTGTTTAGGGAGAAAATAATAGTAGTAGAAAGAAACAAGGCTGGAAAACAAGTTAGAAAGAAGTTGGAACTGTAGAAAAAGTAGGGTTAAAAGAACATTTCTTGAGTTTGTTTGGGATGAAATAAAGGTCATTTTGTATTGATACCTAACTTCTTCAAAACCCTTCACTTGACCACATGGTGCTTTTAACAGTGAAGATAAGCGCATCTACCCCAATGTTAGGCTCCTCTTCACCTCCAGCTGTTGTtaacactttaaaaaaaatccgACTCAAACATCTTCACTTTCTTTGGGATACTCATCATAAATAGAATCTAAGAGATCAGACTCTTGCTGTTCCACGCGCATCTTGCCAAGGAAATAGCAACATCAACATCAATTCCACCCTAGTTTAATTCAAAGGCATGAACCAACCATTCCTGCAACCCACCTCTTCCCGTCAGGTTTCGATGTCCAAGCATCATGAGGGGGGATTTCACATAAACACAGTTATCAGCGACGACCTTCTGGTATGTCAAACTGATTGCGGGCACCTTCTAGAATCTCCATCAAGGTTCTCAAATGTTCCTGTCACAGCCAAGAATAAATTGCAGATGACAATTCTTCAATTGCAAATCGTATTGCAGCAAATTCTGTTTCTAGACCTCTATCGCCTCAAACCATGGCTTAAAAGCAAACCCTGATATAAGCTCTAGGGTCTAATCACCCTTTGATGTAAAAATCGGACTGGCTTAGTGAAAAACAGCAATAGTCGAAAGAAATAAGGCTGACAAATGTGTTAGAAAGTTGGAACCCTAAAAATGTAGGGCCGTAAAAGAACATTCAGTTTCCCTCTATTAAttcaaagaaaatcataagaATGTTGTGGTTCTAAATTTAATTATACTAGTGTTacaaataaagtttaattcctagCCCTCGATTTAAACCCTAAAGCTCCTGCATCAACAAGCATCTTTAGTAGAAATAAGCAACAGCCATAGGTTACAATGACCCACTTGTATGTTACAAAAGCTTCTTTCCAGGTAGACATAAAATCACACTTCAACTACATTTAAGTTACTCTAATGCCTATACAATTCTTATTTGCATATCAATCACATGATAGACAAACACAAATATTGCAAAAACATAGACTAACAATGCAGCCAAAGCTATTTTACTGTTTCAATTAGATATCAGATACACAACCAAAACCAGCTCCAGCCTACAACAGACCTATTTCCTATTCCTCCAcctaaagaaattgaataaccAACTGTGTATCGTTCATTTAAGCacccaaatttatttattttagccattaaaaaaaaaatagttaagcGATGCCAGACCAAATCACCTCAAATAGCATAGTTTCAAAGTACAAAAGCTTCACACCCAAATCAAACGAACCAAGCAGAATTCAGAAATCAGCTCTAAAGAGACGAAACTACATCGTAGACCAAACaaaattttccaacaatttcTTATGGGCAGGCTTGTCAATTTCATATTGATTTCACTCAAGACATAAATTTGAAGGCATCTAACTACAGCGAGAAAAAGGACTAGCTGACGAATATTAAATAAAGTAAGCCAAGCAATCCAAAACGTAAACCCATGTTTTCCAGTACCACAGATAGAATCAAATCACTATGTATTAAACAAGTCTTAAAAATAGAATGGCAAACTTAAACGAACTTATTGGCTAATGAAAAGGAAGAAGGAAATAACTCAATACCCtaatattataatgtatttaaaaAGACACATATTCTGTTTAGTTTCCCCCAAACTATATCATAACCAAATAAACCGCACCCAAAAGAGTTCaagaaaaaagttcaaaaaataaaaagaaaagaaaagacctTGGAAGGATCTACTTTCTGGAAGTTTTTGACGACGGAGACGACGCGATCGGTGACCTCAGATTTGTCGAGAAATGAGCCCATGACGTCGTCGGAAAAACGACGATGGACGGCGTTGAAGGTGAGAGCAAAGAGACCGTTAAGGCTAGGTTTAGGGTTACGGAGCAGCGACAGAGATGTTGCGTTCACCCTCAGGCGCTTTAGCAAAGCTTCTCTCACCGCAGCCATTTCAATAGATAATAGCGCTCTTCTATCCTCTTGTGTCTGCTGGAAaagaaaccttttattttctgcTGCCGCTCACTCTCGAAGCCTAAAAACTATATGAAATAGAGGATAGTAGAAGTATGAAATCAAAGGCTAATACAACGTCGCAATTTTCTTCTCAGgctcttggttttttttttttggtaaaaatactatgctttttttaagtaaatttttaatttttaccaataaattaattttttaattcaatcaagTTTAAGGTTCCGTTtatttgccagtaaaatattttctgaaaaagtgttaaaaatattttctggaaaatgatttacttttctagtgtttggatgaatctgaataaaatattttatgttgtttggcaaattttctgaaaatatttttcgaaaaatctatttttacatatattaataaatttatattttaaattatttttatatatactacaataatttatttataaataaataaatcaaattaaatatataataatactcaattattaacctagaatattaaccgtcataaattgaaaacaaccaaagtcaaataaattatttgtaattgtgttataaaaaaataaagaacaaggattgaataattataaattagcttccaaactACAATTAAtactataaattaataatattatccaaatacataattagtagcacaccacataataacaacaacattgtccaagtgcataactaatattacaccacattaaaagtatcaatatcttcaaccttaagaaaacttttgaagccaaatttttctatgcttcttacttttaactaaaaaagctttggtctcggattcatgactcactaaataatcaaatatagaacataggaagtcatcatcaaatccttctaccTCCATCGACATCCCTTCTTCGTAAAGATATGGTGTCTTATCCGCagtaaattgttccaaagcattagcaattttgctaagttgttcacccacaaatttaatttgttcatcgacactttcttgaacattttttcttttactcttagatgtgccagatgaagatacttttgttcttacctcttcaaTCTCTTCATTATCGCAGTTTATAGGCACTGAATCTTGGTTatcatcatccaaatctatgtcagaAATGTTCTGGCAAAAGTCcctgttgccatatctttgccaacaaccaaagcCATTTTATCATAATGATCagtgcttttattcaaaaatggttcatacttcttgtgtacctgttggatattatacacaattagaataacaagtaaaaaagtaattgaaatatacttaacatatatatacatataataccaTCACTACTGCATCATATGTCGCTCtaccacatgtgatcattttcatgttatcatcccatccaaagCCACTTTCACATCGAATTGTGCATATAATCTGCCACTGGTTTTTtacagtcctcaaatgattttccacatgctACGCATCGCATTGGACTTGAAATCTTTCTGAAATAGCTTCGgcaactcgattaatagaaactgcCTTGAAAGAGttagaaggcttatttcctttcTGGGCCTCCTCTactagaatttcaagaaaaagatgttctatcggttttgtccacctgaattgcttggaggtcccttctgtaacgcccctaacctaaattcgtcaccggaatagagttacggagcattaccggagttaccaattcatttatcaaatatttcattaatctgatatcttttcttttccacgttcaagtctcgtattcaagtcatccgaatctttataaagaaatttgatcgtcgttttcatttatttcatgttataatacattcaactaatgctctaaacaaaattatcattttacccctaaacttttaattaatgatgatttcatccttaggttaaaataaaataaagttattgcaatttaatccttatttccagccgttattctcacacaaattgataacaacctatgaattctataaaatgtcagaattttccataatttcaacacttttcaatttaatccttaaaacatgtttttccctgatcttgagctaaattaataatttcattcaattctgtaatttaaataataaaataatccatttcatgcaaattggtcatttctaacattttttttacaaaattgcccataaaattttcttttattcaatttagtccatgagcctaaaacatacaaattacccatgctagctgaatattcatacatattttcctcctcctcctctccattccacatccttaatttatataacatgcaacaagtaacattatcaataatttcactatttacttatgta
This window encodes:
- the LOC107917963 gene encoding acyl carrier protein 2, mitochondrial isoform X2, producing MAAVREALLKRLRVNATSLSLLRNPKPSLNGLFALTFNAVHRRFSDDVMGSFLDKSEVTDRVVSVVKNFQKVDPSKVTPNAHFQNDLGLDSLDTVEVVMALEEEFGFEIPDNEADKISTINHAVEFIASHPQAK